Genomic DNA from Streptomyces sp. NBC_01571:
GCAGTTGCTCGCGGGGGCGATGGTCGCCGAGGGGGCGATGGATCTCTTCGGGGTGGAGACCCTGGAGATCTGTCCCTGGGCCCTTCGCGAAGGTGTCATCCTGCGGCGTCTGGACCAGATGGAGTCCGTGTAGCCGTGGGGCACCGCCCCCAGACCCCCGTTCGGCCTGAACGGCTCGTCCTCAAACGCCGGACGGGCCGGAGATGCGGCTGGGGGGCGGGCCCGCGCTGCTGGGTCGCCCTCGAAGGCAGACGCCCGGGGTCATGCATGTCAGCCCGTCCGGCGTTTGAGGACGAGCCCTTCGGGTGAAGCGGGGGTCCAGGGGGGGCGGCAGCCCCTTGGCGACGCCCGCGGGTGACGGCCCGCACGAGATCCGAGGGCGGAGCCCTAGACGGGGCCGGGGAAGGAGCCCCTGAAGCCGGCGCGGCCGGTTCGTGGGGGTCCGCGGGTCACCGCCTCCCCGCGCCCAGGCCACTCCCCGTACTCTGTCCTTCGTGGCAGAACCAGTGGTGCGCATCCCGGATGCGAAGGTCGCGCTGTCCACGGCGTCCGTGTATCCGGAGTCGACGGCGACGGCCTTCGAGATCGCGGCGCGCCTCGGTTACGACGGTGTCGAGGTCATGGTGTGGACCGACCCCGTCAGCCAGGACATCGACGCTCTGCGCCGGCTCTCCGACTACCACCGGATTCCGATCCTCGCCGTCCACGCTCCTTGCCTGCTCATCACCCAGCGCGTCTGGTCCACCGACCCCTGGACCAAACTCCAGCGCGCCCAGGCGGCGGCCGAGAAGCTCGGCGCGAGCACCGTCGTCGTGCACCCCCCGTTCCGCTGGCAGCGCCAGTACGTGCGTGACTTCGTCTCCGGAATCTGGCGCATGGCGAACGAGACGGACGTACGCTTCGCCGTCGAAAACATGTACCCCTGGCGCTATCGCGACCGGGAGATGCTCGCGTACGCCCCCGACTGGGACGTCACGAAGGACGACTACCGTCACTACACGATCGATCTCAGCCACACCGCGACCGCCCGCACGGACGCCACGCAGATGATCGACCGCATGGGCGACCGCCTCGGGCACGTCCATCTCGCCGACGGCAACGGTTCCAACAAGGACGAGCACCTGGTCCCGGGCCGCGGCACCCAGCCCTGCGCCGAGCTGCTGGAGCGCCTCGCGCTCGGCGGCTTCGACGGCCACGTCGTCATCGAGGTCAACACCCGCCGCGCGATGTCCAGCGCCGAACGCGAGGCGGACCTCGCCGAGGCCCTCGCCTTCACCCGCCTGCACCTCGCCTCCGCCGTCAAGGTGCCCCGCCGGTGACGGACGCGGCCCCCCGCCGCCGGGGGCGCCCCTCCCGTACGCAGACGGAGGCGGCCCCCGCCACCCGCGACCGCATCCTCGACGCGGCCCGCGAGGAGTTCTCGGAGCGGGGCTACGAGAAGACGTCGGTCCGGGGCATCGCGAAGGCGGCCGGGGTCGACTCCGCCCTCGTGCACCACTACTTCGGCACCAAGGAGCAGGTCTTCGAGGCGGCCGTCGAGGTCGCCTTCGCCCCCGCCCTGGCAGCCCCCACTGCGGTCGAGGACGGCCCCCTCGACGGCATCGGGGAACGCCTGACCCGTTTCATCTTCGGCGTCTGGGAGAACCCGGCCACGCGCGCGCCCCTCCTGGCGATCGTCCGTTCCGCCGTGAACAACGAGACCGCCGCGGCCGTCTTCCGCCGGCTCATCGCCGCGCAACTGCTGCGCCGTATCGCCCAGCAGGTCGACCTCCCCGACGCCGAACTGCGCGCCGAGCTGGCCGCCGCCCAGCTGGTGGGGGTGGCGATGCTCCGTTACGTGATCAGGGTCGAGCCGCTGGCCTCGGCGGACCTGGAGCCGATCGTCGCGCGGGTGGCCCCGGTGGTTCAGGGCCACCTCACCCTTCCGTGAGCGGGTGAGCGCTCCAGCCCGCCGCACTCACGAGACGCCCGTGCCCCCGCCCCTCGGTTTCCGCGCCCGGGCGTCCACGGGATCCGGCGCCCGGCGTCCGGGGGATGCGGCGCCCGGCGTCCAGGGGCATCCAGTGCCCCGGCGACCACGGGCACTCGGGCCCCCGGCCCGCGCGGGCATCCCCGCCCCCTGTCGCACGGCACCCACGTACCCGCCGTACCGGGGCGGGTGCCGGCCCGCGCCGGGCATCCTCCGCCCCGCGCGGCACCCCCGTACCCGCGCACCGGGAGAGACGTCGGCCCGCGTGAGCGTCGTTGTCCTCCCCGCGCGGCGCGCCGCCCCGTACCCGCGCACCGAGACAGGCATCCCGCATTCCGGACGCCGCGTCCGAATCCTGGCGCGGCGGCGTAGGCTCGATGCCAGTCATAACTCTCCGAAGGAGCGAGCGACGATGCCCGAACTGAGGTCCCGCACAGTCACCCACGGCCGCAACATGGCGGGCGCACGCGCCCTTATGCGTGCCTCCGGTGTACCGGGCGCGGACATCGGACGGAAGCCGATCATCGCGGTCGCCAACTCCTTCACGGAGTTCGTGCCGGGCCACACCCACCTGCAGCCGGTCGGCCGGATCGTCAGCGAGGCCATCACGGCCGCCGGGGGCATCGCCCGCGAGTTCAACACCATCGCGGTCGACGACGGCATCGCGATGGGCCATGGCGGCATGCTGTACTCCCTGCCCTCCCGGGACCTGATCGCGGACTCGGTCGAGTACATGGTGGAAGCCCACTGCGCCGACGCCCTGATCTGCATCTCGAACTGCGACAAGATCACGCCCGGCATGCTGATGGCGGCCCTGCGCCTGAACATCCCGACGGTCTTCGTCTCCGGCGGCCCGATGGAGTCCGGCCGCGCCACCCTGGTCGACGGCACGGTCCGCACGCTGGACCTGGTCGACGCGATCTCCGACGCGGTGAACGACAAGATCTCGGACGAGGACATCCTCCGTATCGAGGAGAACGCCTGTCCGACCTGTGGTTCCTGTTCCGGCATGTTCACCGCCAACTCGATGAACTGCCTGACCGAGGCCATCGGCCTCTCCCTCCCCGGCAACGGCTCGGTGCTGGCCACCCACACGGCCCGCAAGGGGCTGTACCAGGACGCGGCCCGCACGGTGGTCGACATCACCCGCCGCTACTACGACCAGGACGACGAGTCGGTCCTGCCGCGCAACATCGCCACGCACGCGGCGTTCGAGAACGCCATGGCCCTCGACATCGCCATGGGCGGCTCCACCAACACGATCCTGCACCTGCTGGCCGCCGCCCAGGAGGCGGGCGTCCCCTTCGGCCTGGACGAGATCAACGACGTCTCGCGCCGCGTGCCCTGTCTCGCCAAGGTCGCCCCGAACGTCGCCAAGGACCGCACGTACTACATGGAGGACGTGCACCGCGCGGGCGGCATCCCGGCCCTGCTCGGCGAGCTGCACCGGGCCGGCCTGCTCAACGAGGACGTCCACTCCGTGCACAGCCCGTCCCTCTCGGACTGGCTGAAGACGTGGGACGTGCGCGCGGGCTCCCCGTCCCCCGAGGCGGTCGAACTGTGGCACGCGGCCCCCGGCTGCGTCCGCTCCGCCGAGGCCTTCTCCCAGTCCGAGCGCTGGGAGGCCCTCGACGAGGACGCCGAGAACGGCTGCATCCGCTCCGCCGAGCACGCGTACTCCAAGGACGGCGGGCTGGCGGTCCTCAAGGGCAACCTCGCGGTGGACGGCTGCGTCGTGAAGACGGCGGGTGTCGACGAGTCCATCTGGACCTTCGAGGGCCCCGCGGTGGTCTGCGAGTCCCAGGAAGAGGCCGTCGACAAGATCCTCCGCAAGGAGATCACCCACGGCGACGTCGTCGTCATCCGCTACGAGGGTCCCAAGGGCGGTCCGGGTATGCAGGAAATGCTCTACCCGACCTCGTTCCTCAAGGGCCGCGGCCTCGGCAAGACCTGCGCCCTGATCACCGACGGCCGTTTCTCCGGCGGCACCTCGGGCCTGTCG
This window encodes:
- a CDS encoding sugar phosphate isomerase/epimerase, yielding MAEPVVRIPDAKVALSTASVYPESTATAFEIAARLGYDGVEVMVWTDPVSQDIDALRRLSDYHRIPILAVHAPCLLITQRVWSTDPWTKLQRAQAAAEKLGASTVVVHPPFRWQRQYVRDFVSGIWRMANETDVRFAVENMYPWRYRDREMLAYAPDWDVTKDDYRHYTIDLSHTATARTDATQMIDRMGDRLGHVHLADGNGSNKDEHLVPGRGTQPCAELLERLALGGFDGHVVIEVNTRRAMSSAEREADLAEALAFTRLHLASAVKVPRR
- a CDS encoding TetR/AcrR family transcriptional regulator gives rise to the protein MTDAAPRRRGRPSRTQTEAAPATRDRILDAAREEFSERGYEKTSVRGIAKAAGVDSALVHHYFGTKEQVFEAAVEVAFAPALAAPTAVEDGPLDGIGERLTRFIFGVWENPATRAPLLAIVRSAVNNETAAAVFRRLIAAQLLRRIAQQVDLPDAELRAELAAAQLVGVAMLRYVIRVEPLASADLEPIVARVAPVVQGHLTLP
- the ilvD gene encoding dihydroxy-acid dehydratase, with protein sequence MPELRSRTVTHGRNMAGARALMRASGVPGADIGRKPIIAVANSFTEFVPGHTHLQPVGRIVSEAITAAGGIAREFNTIAVDDGIAMGHGGMLYSLPSRDLIADSVEYMVEAHCADALICISNCDKITPGMLMAALRLNIPTVFVSGGPMESGRATLVDGTVRTLDLVDAISDAVNDKISDEDILRIEENACPTCGSCSGMFTANSMNCLTEAIGLSLPGNGSVLATHTARKGLYQDAARTVVDITRRYYDQDDESVLPRNIATHAAFENAMALDIAMGGSTNTILHLLAAAQEAGVPFGLDEINDVSRRVPCLAKVAPNVAKDRTYYMEDVHRAGGIPALLGELHRAGLLNEDVHSVHSPSLSDWLKTWDVRAGSPSPEAVELWHAAPGCVRSAEAFSQSERWEALDEDAENGCIRSAEHAYSKDGGLAVLKGNLAVDGCVVKTAGVDESIWTFEGPAVVCESQEEAVDKILRKEITHGDVVVIRYEGPKGGPGMQEMLYPTSFLKGRGLGKTCALITDGRFSGGTSGLSIGHASPEAASGGTIALVRDGDRIHIDIPNRSIELLVTDEELAARRSALNGVYAPANRDRKVSAALRAYAAMATSADKGAVRDVSKLG